A window of bacterium contains these coding sequences:
- a CDS encoding 3-deoxy-D-manno-octulosonic acid transferase produces the protein MRFLYTLLLRLSAPFWLIHTARSAYRRGTSGPRWKERFGYLPFKPDPERKRIWIHAVSVGEVMVVAPVIRALKQRLPGYEVIVSTTTTTGQATAQQSLQGIADYIVFMPFDLPGACRRAFQRATPQVVVIAETELWLNFLAEAKRAKASTLIINGRISDRSFNRARKFSFFYKILLRYVDTFLMQSEVDAERIKTLGADPLRVTVSGNTKFDQAVDTLDADPVQLRKDLHLPSSAPVIVVGSTRAAKDGEPVEEELVLDAFDKIRQAIPEVCLILAPRHLERTDVVERLMQEHGLDVIRRTKLTETHGEARYIVLDTFGELAKIYAIASVAVVGGGFAPLGGQNIFQPLAHGVPTFFGPHMHNFRDIAALANTAGIGFNVTNSDELANGILSILNDPARRKQINQDARVLISKNKGVSQRCAEVIASFCQH, from the coding sequence GTGCGGTTTCTATATACATTATTGCTAAGACTGAGTGCGCCATTCTGGCTTATACATACAGCCCGAAGCGCTTACCGACGTGGAACCTCCGGACCTCGATGGAAAGAACGGTTCGGCTATCTGCCGTTTAAACCCGACCCCGAACGAAAACGCATCTGGATACATGCGGTATCGGTTGGGGAAGTGATGGTAGTTGCCCCCGTTATTCGTGCGCTCAAGCAGCGATTGCCTGGTTATGAAGTCATCGTCTCTACCACCACTACTACCGGTCAGGCAACAGCCCAACAATCCCTTCAGGGCATCGCCGATTATATTGTCTTTATGCCCTTCGACTTACCTGGAGCCTGCCGTCGTGCCTTCCAACGCGCTACCCCTCAGGTTGTCGTTATTGCGGAGACAGAGCTTTGGCTGAATTTTCTCGCAGAAGCGAAACGAGCCAAGGCTTCAACATTAATAATTAATGGCCGTATCTCCGATCGCAGCTTTAATCGCGCCCGCAAGTTTTCTTTCTTCTACAAAATTCTTTTGCGATATGTGGATACTTTCCTCATGCAAAGTGAAGTCGACGCCGAACGAATAAAAACCCTTGGCGCCGATCCGTTAAGGGTAACCGTAAGCGGAAACACAAAATTCGATCAGGCAGTGGATACGCTGGATGCCGACCCAGTACAGCTTCGGAAAGACCTCCATCTACCTTCGAGCGCCCCGGTTATCGTTGTTGGAAGCACACGAGCGGCTAAGGACGGCGAACCAGTCGAGGAAGAACTTGTTTTGGATGCATTCGATAAAATTCGCCAAGCTATCCCTGAGGTCTGCCTAATCCTCGCCCCTCGTCATTTGGAACGCACTGATGTGGTAGAGCGACTAATGCAGGAGCATGGATTGGATGTTATAAGGCGAACAAAGTTGACTGAAACCCATGGCGAAGCGCGCTATATCGTGCTCGACACCTTCGGTGAGCTGGCAAAGATTTATGCGATTGCATCAGTAGCGGTAGTAGGCGGAGGGTTTGCCCCGCTAGGAGGTCAAAATATCTTCCAACCTTTAGCCCATGGCGTACCCACATTCTTTGGCCCTCACATGCACAACTTCCGCGACATCGCTGCCCTCGCAAATACAGCAGGGATCGGTTTCAATGTCACAAACTCAGATGAGTTAGCCAACGGCATATTATCAATACTCAATGATCCAGCACGCCGAAAACAAATCAACCAAGACGCCCGCGTCCTTATTTCCAAAAACAAAGGCGTTTCCCAACGCTGCGCCGAAGTAATTGCATCTTTCTGCCAACATTAA